Within Caminicella sporogenes DSM 14501, the genomic segment ATTAAACAGAATAGAATGATAGAAAGAGAAAGTATTGTTCTATGGAATGTAAGCCATCTATTTTGATAATACAGTTCAAGTGATATTGATTATTATTTTTGAGAAATTGTATAAGCTCCTTTCTGGGTTTATTTTATATTTTTGCCAGAAAGGAGTTTATATTTTTCACTTAAACATAAATTTTTTACACTACCTAAATAAATCTTCAATGTTATTTAATAATACTCTTACTGGTTTACCTAAATCTATATCTCTTGCATAGTTTCTCAATTTACTTACTCTATCTTTATCTACAGTTATATATACTCTTTTAATATTTGGGTCTACTGCTCTACATTTATTTGCTATTTCTGTTCTAAAAGCTGCCATATTAGTTATTTTTGCTTTATCTATAGAGTCTATACCTACATAACAAGTATCCCCTGTTTTAATAACTGTACAATTTTTTACATTTGGCAATTTTTCTACATTAATTTCTATTTTGTCCTCTAAAGCTTTTTGATTAGCTCTTCCAAATCCAATTGGAATATTATCATAAGTTAAATCTCTTCTGTTTAAATTTC encodes:
- a CDS encoding YhcN/YlaJ family sporulation lipoprotein; the protein is MNNNKKFILTAISLVLILSIVFIGCAPQQRPTPERYGTRYYYGGNRYDTRYSDYFGRNRMYGYMDRNLNRRDLTYDNIPIGFGRANQKALEDKIEINVEKLPNVKNCTVIKTGDTCYVGIDSIDKAKITNMAAFRTEIANKCRAVDPNIKRVYITVDKDRVSKLRNYARDIDLGKPVRVLLNNIEDLFR